The following are encoded together in the Bradyrhizobium algeriense genome:
- a CDS encoding FliH/SctL family protein produces the protein MAAPAKFLFDTDFAAPDRTRERAATAAEIAQKVAEAEARAYRAGYEAAQHEARVESDRRAALALEEIGITIRGIATRFSGIEARMETEAVDVAVAVARKLCSELVAREPLGDIMALVSDCFSHLVATPHLVVRINDQLYEAARENIERRAAQSGFEGRLVILAEPGIATGDCRIEWADGGVVLERAVIEAKISELVGRYLASRDQAGT, from the coding sequence ATGGCCGCACCCGCAAAATTCCTGTTCGACACGGACTTCGCGGCGCCAGACAGGACGCGCGAGCGTGCCGCCACGGCCGCCGAGATCGCGCAAAAGGTCGCGGAGGCCGAGGCACGCGCCTACCGCGCCGGCTACGAGGCGGCCCAGCACGAGGCCAGGGTGGAGAGCGACCGCCGCGCGGCGCTGGCGCTGGAAGAGATCGGCATCACCATCCGCGGCATCGCCACGCGTTTCTCCGGCATCGAGGCCAGGATGGAGACCGAGGCCGTCGATGTCGCGGTCGCGGTGGCGCGCAAGCTGTGCAGCGAACTGGTTGCCCGCGAGCCGCTTGGCGACATCATGGCGCTGGTCAGCGACTGCTTCTCCCATCTGGTTGCCACCCCGCATCTCGTCGTTCGCATCAACGACCAGCTCTACGAGGCCGCCCGCGAGAACATCGAACGGCGGGCAGCCCAAAGCGGCTTCGAGGGCCGGCTGGTGATCCTAGCCGAGCCCGGAATTGCGACCGGCGACTGCCGGATCGAATGGGCCGACGGCGGCGTGGTGCTGGAACGCGCGGTCATCGAAGCGAAGATCAGCGAACTCGTCGGGCGCTATCTGGCGTCCCGCGATCAGGCCGGAACGTAG
- the fliN gene encoding flagellar motor switch protein FliN — translation MSDTDAQVPLPDLNAADAPPIDDLAYNEDEQASRIAADLEAVFDVPVQVSAVLGRSKMDVGELLKLGPGTVLELDRRVGEAIDIYVNNRLVARGEVVLVEDKLGVTMTEIIKAERS, via the coding sequence ATGAGTGATACCGACGCACAGGTACCGTTGCCGGATCTCAACGCCGCGGACGCCCCGCCGATCGATGATCTCGCCTACAACGAGGACGAACAGGCCTCGCGCATCGCGGCCGACCTCGAAGCCGTGTTCGACGTGCCGGTGCAGGTCTCGGCCGTGCTCGGCCGCTCCAAGATGGACGTCGGCGAGCTGTTGAAGCTCGGCCCCGGCACCGTGCTCGAACTGGACCGCCGCGTCGGCGAAGCCATCGACATCTACGTCAACAACCGCCTGGTGGCGCGTGGCGAGGTCGTGCTGGTCGAAGACAAGCTCGGCGTCACCATGACGGAAATCATCAAGGCGGAACGCAGCTAA
- a CDS encoding sigma-54 dependent transcriptional regulator encodes MRLLIVGTLKGQLTTATKIAMENGASVTHAEAIEQAMAVLRGGKGADLLLVDVALDIRDLVMRLEAEHIHVPIVACGISNDARAAVAAIHAGAKEYIPLPPDPELIAAVLAAVANDSRDLVYRDEAMGKVIKLAQQIAGSDASVMITGESGTGKEVLARYVHSRSTRAKRPFISINCAAIPEHLLESELFGHEKGAFTGAVARRIGKFEEATGGTLLLDEISEMDVRLQSKLLRAIQERVIDRVGGTKPVPVDIRIIATSNRNLSEAVREGTFREDLLFRLNVVNLKIPPLRDRPADILELAQHFAKKYADANGVPLRPISADARRVLTSNRWQGNVRELENTIHRSVLMAQGDEIGADAILTPDGDRLDLAKTAPAVAHATFAAEQVTRALVGRTVADVERDLILETLKHCLGNRTHAANILGISIRTLRNKLNEYADGGIPITPAGAGEHQRFVAAG; translated from the coding sequence ATGCGGCTTCTCATCGTTGGCACCTTGAAGGGCCAACTCACGACCGCCACCAAGATCGCGATGGAAAACGGCGCATCGGTGACCCACGCCGAGGCGATCGAACAGGCGATGGCCGTGCTGCGCGGCGGCAAGGGCGCCGACCTCCTGCTGGTCGACGTCGCCCTCGACATCCGCGACCTGGTGATGCGGCTGGAAGCCGAGCACATCCACGTGCCGATCGTGGCCTGCGGCATCTCCAACGACGCCCGCGCTGCGGTCGCCGCTATCCATGCCGGCGCCAAGGAATACATCCCGCTGCCGCCCGATCCGGAACTGATCGCCGCGGTGCTCGCCGCCGTCGCCAACGATTCACGCGATCTGGTCTATCGCGACGAAGCCATGGGCAAGGTGATCAAGCTGGCGCAGCAGATCGCAGGCTCGGATGCCTCCGTGATGATCACCGGCGAATCCGGGACCGGCAAGGAAGTGCTGGCGCGCTACGTCCACTCGCGCTCGACCCGCGCCAAGCGGCCGTTCATCTCGATCAATTGCGCGGCGATCCCTGAGCATCTGCTGGAGTCCGAACTGTTCGGCCACGAGAAGGGCGCCTTCACTGGCGCCGTCGCCCGCCGCATCGGCAAGTTCGAGGAAGCGACCGGCGGCACGCTGCTGCTCGACGAAATCTCGGAGATGGACGTCCGCCTGCAATCCAAACTGCTGCGCGCCATCCAGGAACGCGTCATCGACCGCGTCGGCGGCACCAAGCCGGTGCCGGTCGATATCCGCATCATCGCGACCTCGAACCGCAATCTCTCCGAGGCCGTGCGCGAAGGCACGTTCCGCGAGGACCTGCTGTTCCGTCTTAACGTCGTCAACCTGAAGATCCCGCCGCTGCGCGACCGTCCGGCCGACATCCTCGAACTGGCGCAGCATTTTGCGAAGAAATATGCCGACGCCAACGGCGTGCCGCTGCGCCCGATCTCGGCCGACGCAAGGCGCGTGCTGACGTCGAACCGCTGGCAGGGCAACGTCCGCGAACTGGAAAACACTATCCATCGTTCGGTGCTGATGGCGCAGGGCGACGAGATCGGCGCCGACGCGATCCTGACGCCTGACGGTGACCGCCTCGACCTCGCCAAGACCGCGCCGGCGGTGGCGCACGCGACCTTTGCCGCCGAGCAGGTCACCCGCGCTTTGGTCGGCCGCACCGTGGCCGACGTCGAGCGCGACCTGATCCTGGAGACGCTCAAGCACTGCCTCGGCAACCGCACCCATGCCGCCAACATCCTCGGCATCTCGATCCGCACGCTGCGCAACAAGCTGAACGAATATGCCGACGGCGGCATTCCGATCACCCCGGCGGGCGCGGGTGAGCATCAGCGTTTTGTCGCGGCGGGTTAA
- a CDS encoding LLM class flavin-dependent oxidoreductase, which yields MKFGIFYELQLPRPWGEGDELRLYQNALTQLETADRLGYDHAWVVEHHFLEEYSHSPAPESFLAAASQRTKNIRLGHGIFQLTTNHPARVAERVAVLDLLSNGRCEFGMGESASITELTPFGRDMETKREVFEEAVAAIFPMFTKVGTEHHGKYFDIPLRNVVPKPVQKPHPPLWMACSQLPTIERAGENGFGALGFQFVSAEAAHAWVHAYYNAITKRLKKLADYEINPNMALVSFFMCAKTDEEARARADGATFFQFALRYYGAAQNRQRPDPGTVNMWDEYNKWKRDNPEAQEAALRGGLIGSPETIRRKLRRFRSSHIDQVILLNQAGKNTHEHICESLELFGKEVMPEFQNDPEHDAWKKGVMSGAIQLEEIDTEAFRDRYGKLAVNVAPAQKVAAG from the coding sequence ATGAAATTCGGCATCTTTTACGAGCTGCAACTGCCGCGCCCATGGGGAGAGGGCGACGAGCTCCGGCTCTACCAGAACGCGCTGACCCAACTCGAGACCGCCGACCGGCTTGGCTATGACCACGCCTGGGTGGTGGAACATCATTTCCTCGAAGAATATTCGCACTCGCCCGCGCCGGAATCCTTTCTGGCTGCGGCCAGCCAGCGGACCAAAAATATCCGGCTCGGACACGGCATTTTTCAACTCACCACCAACCATCCCGCCCGGGTCGCCGAGCGGGTTGCGGTGCTCGATCTCCTGAGCAACGGCCGCTGCGAATTCGGCATGGGCGAAAGCGCGTCGATCACCGAGCTGACGCCGTTCGGCCGCGACATGGAGACCAAGCGCGAGGTGTTCGAGGAGGCTGTCGCAGCGATCTTTCCGATGTTCACGAAAGTCGGCACTGAGCATCATGGCAAGTATTTCGACATTCCCCTGCGCAACGTGGTGCCCAAGCCTGTCCAGAAGCCGCATCCGCCACTGTGGATGGCGTGCTCGCAACTGCCGACCATTGAGCGCGCCGGCGAGAACGGCTTTGGCGCGCTCGGCTTCCAGTTTGTCAGCGCGGAAGCGGCGCATGCCTGGGTGCACGCTTATTACAACGCGATCACCAAGCGCTTAAAGAAGCTCGCCGATTACGAGATCAATCCGAACATGGCGCTGGTCTCGTTTTTCATGTGCGCCAAGACCGACGAGGAAGCGCGCGCCCGCGCCGACGGCGCCACCTTCTTCCAGTTCGCGCTGCGCTATTACGGCGCGGCGCAGAATCGGCAGCGCCCGGACCCGGGCACGGTCAACATGTGGGACGAGTACAACAAGTGGAAGCGCGACAATCCGGAGGCGCAGGAGGCGGCGCTGCGCGGCGGCCTGATCGGTTCACCGGAAACCATCCGAAGGAAGCTGCGGCGTTTCCGCTCCTCCCATATCGACCAGGTGATCCTGCTCAACCAGGCGGGCAAGAACACCCATGAGCATATCTGCGAGTCGCTCGAGCTGTTCGGCAAGGAAGTGATGCCGGAATTCCAGAACGACCCCGAGCATGACGCGTGGAAGAAGGGCGTAATGAGCGGGGCGATCCAGCTTGAGGAGATCGACACCGAGGCGTTCAGGGATCGTTACGGCAAGCTCGCAGTCAACGTCGCGCCGGCGCAGAAAGTGGCGGCGGGATAG
- a CDS encoding ATP-dependent RecD-like DNA helicase, with the protein MTTFTPHQDSALKAVADWLKAKPGRGGTPPVFRLFGYAGTGKTTLARHIAEGVDGEVKYAAFTGKAALVMRNKGCDNASTIHSLIYRAKESGVEQPSFELWDDAPASKAKLIVIDECSMVDAELGRDLMSFDCPLLVLGDPAQLPPIQGGGFFTDCEPDAMLTEVHRQAQDDPIVRMSMDIREGRELEIGRHGESEVVPRSELDPDRVMGADQVLVGRNNTRRAYNMRVRQKQNIEDPFPVAGDKLVCLRNNRKKGLFNGGLWRVKSRTQPRAKSKILTMRLSPDEEFGHKVTKVSVRHDCFEGGIEAIPWEERKPYDEFDYGYVLTVHKSQGSQWDDVVLFDESFAFQDSRARWLYTGITRAAKRLSVVV; encoded by the coding sequence ATGACCACGTTCACGCCGCATCAGGATTCCGCGCTGAAGGCCGTTGCCGACTGGCTGAAGGCCAAGCCCGGCAGGGGCGGCACGCCGCCGGTGTTTCGCCTGTTCGGCTATGCCGGCACCGGCAAGACCACGCTGGCGCGGCACATCGCCGAAGGCGTCGATGGCGAGGTGAAGTATGCCGCCTTCACCGGCAAGGCCGCGCTGGTGATGCGCAACAAGGGCTGCGACAACGCCTCCACCATTCACTCGCTGATCTATCGCGCCAAGGAATCCGGCGTCGAGCAGCCGAGCTTTGAGCTGTGGGACGACGCGCCCGCTTCCAAGGCAAAGCTCATCGTGATCGACGAATGCTCGATGGTCGATGCCGAACTCGGCCGCGACCTGATGTCGTTCGACTGTCCCCTGCTCGTGCTCGGCGATCCCGCGCAATTGCCGCCGATCCAGGGCGGCGGCTTCTTCACCGACTGCGAGCCCGACGCGATGCTGACCGAGGTGCATCGCCAGGCGCAGGACGATCCGATCGTGCGAATGTCGATGGATATCCGCGAGGGGCGCGAACTCGAAATCGGCCGCCATGGCGAGAGCGAGGTGGTGCCGCGCAGCGAACTCGATCCGGATCGCGTGATGGGCGCCGACCAGGTGCTGGTCGGCCGCAACAACACCCGCCGCGCCTACAACATGCGCGTTCGCCAGAAACAGAACATCGAGGACCCCTTTCCGGTGGCCGGCGACAAGCTGGTCTGCCTGCGCAACAACCGCAAGAAAGGCCTGTTCAACGGCGGGCTGTGGCGGGTGAAGTCGCGCACCCAACCGCGAGCGAAATCAAAAATCCTGACCATGCGGCTCTCGCCCGACGAAGAGTTCGGCCACAAGGTCACCAAGGTCTCGGTGCGCCACGACTGCTTCGAGGGCGGTATCGAGGCGATCCCGTGGGAGGAGCGCAAGCCCTATGACGAGTTCGACTATGGCTACGTGCTCACCGTGCACAAGTCGCAGGGCTCGCAATGGGACGACGTGGTGCTGTTCGACGAGAGCTTTGCGTTCCAGGACAGCCGGGCAAGATGGCTCTACACGGGGATTACACGCGCGGCGAAGCGGCTGAGCGTGGTGGTGTAG
- a CDS encoding caspase family protein: protein MLRALWLGLVMLAATGPARAAGDIDTCRNSTAEPTARLAACESVIADEKITGASRAAAFWYRGDSLVKKRDYDGAIAAFTASHEIAPQNINVINARGIAYSYKGDDERALADYDLCLQLRPTYGSAYNNRGLIFMRRGELQRALDEFDLAVKHISNDQSRYLHHYNRGRLQGLMKRYDASLADFAEAQKINPDSPQVPAYRCITYTGMGRFDDAIADCNAALAKSPNNVYGLTSRGNAYLGKGNLDAALNDYDQVLKINPNYVRAYVGRGQLFEKRRNLTAARADYRSAANAVAVRREDIDTTLARAVAKERLEALLGTAAPAGKASSSTPQPAGPRKVALIIGNGAYRNVAPLDNPPRDAKLLASTFRELGFVTVTLVPDLTRDKFFATLHEFGMEAEKADWAVVYYAGHGMEIGGVNYLIPVDARLKADNDAETQAVALEQVIASVAGARKLRLVMLDACRDNPFEKTMQRTIALKLVNRGFSNIEPEAGFMVVYAAKHGETALDGDSLNSPFATVLARVIKEPKIEVRKLFDIVRDDVWKATNRSQQPFTYGSLPGREDFYFVAGK, encoded by the coding sequence ATGTTGCGGGCCTTGTGGCTGGGTCTCGTCATGCTTGCCGCCACCGGCCCCGCGCGGGCCGCCGGCGATATCGACACCTGCCGGAATTCCACGGCGGAACCCACGGCACGCCTGGCGGCCTGCGAGAGCGTGATCGCCGACGAGAAGATCACCGGCGCGTCCCGGGCAGCCGCCTTCTGGTATCGTGGCGACAGCCTGGTGAAGAAGCGCGATTACGATGGCGCGATCGCGGCGTTCACCGCTTCCCACGAGATCGCGCCCCAGAATATCAACGTCATCAACGCGCGCGGCATCGCCTACAGCTACAAGGGCGACGACGAGCGTGCGCTCGCCGACTACGATTTGTGCCTGCAGTTGCGTCCGACTTACGGCAGTGCCTACAACAACCGCGGCCTGATCTTCATGCGCAGGGGCGAGCTGCAGCGCGCGCTCGATGAGTTCGACCTGGCGGTCAAGCATATCTCCAATGATCAGAGCCGCTACCTGCACCATTACAACCGGGGCCGCCTGCAAGGGTTGATGAAACGGTACGATGCTTCGCTTGCCGACTTCGCCGAGGCGCAGAAGATCAATCCCGACAGTCCGCAAGTTCCGGCCTACCGGTGCATTACCTACACCGGCATGGGCAGGTTCGATGATGCGATCGCCGACTGCAATGCGGCGCTGGCGAAGTCGCCGAACAATGTTTACGGACTGACCAGCCGCGGCAATGCCTATCTCGGCAAGGGCAATCTCGACGCCGCCCTCAACGATTACGACCAGGTGCTCAAGATCAATCCGAACTACGTTCGCGCCTATGTCGGCCGCGGGCAGCTTTTCGAGAAACGCCGTAACCTCACCGCCGCACGCGCCGACTATCGCTCGGCCGCCAACGCCGTGGCGGTCCGGCGCGAGGACATCGACACCACGCTGGCGCGCGCCGTCGCCAAGGAACGGCTGGAAGCCTTGCTGGGCACGGCCGCGCCCGCGGGCAAGGCTTCGTCGTCGACGCCACAACCGGCCGGGCCGCGCAAGGTCGCGCTGATCATCGGCAACGGCGCCTACAGGAATGTTGCCCCGCTGGATAATCCACCGCGTGACGCCAAACTGCTCGCGTCGACCTTTCGCGAACTCGGCTTTGTCACGGTGACGCTGGTGCCGGATCTCACCCGGGATAAATTCTTCGCCACCCTGCATGAATTCGGCATGGAGGCGGAAAAGGCGGATTGGGCTGTCGTCTATTATGCCGGTCACGGCATGGAGATCGGCGGCGTGAATTATCTGATCCCGGTCGATGCCAGGCTGAAGGCCGATAACGATGCGGAGACGCAGGCGGTTGCGCTGGAGCAGGTGATCGCATCCGTGGCCGGCGCGCGGAAACTGCGGCTGGTGATGCTCGATGCCTGCCGCGACAATCCCTTTGAAAAGACCATGCAGCGGACGATTGCGCTAAAACTGGTCAACCGCGGTTTTTCTAATATCGAGCCGGAAGCCGGCTTCATGGTGGTCTATGCCGCCAAGCACGGCGAGACCGCGCTCGACGGCGATTCCCTCAACAGCCCGTTCGCCACGGTGCTGGCGCGCGTCATCAAGGAACCGAAGATCGAGGTGCGCAAGCTGTTCGACATTGTCCGCGATGATGTCTGGAAGGCGACCAATCGTAGCCAGCAGCCGTTCACCTACGGCTCGCTGCCGGGGCGCGAGGATTTTTACTTCGTGGCGGGGAAGTGA
- the msrA gene encoding peptide-methionine (S)-S-oxide reductase MsrA, which produces MSPRHLSLSLCAAAIGALAIAAVAISPSRASEEAVIIPPPALDVQAADGIQTAVIAGGCFWGVQGVYQHTAGVLNAVSGYSGGSKMTANYTMIGTGTTGHAEAVEIKYDPKKISYGKILQIFFSVVHDPTQLNRQGPDTGTQYRSAIFTTNDEQKKVAEAYIAQLNAAKVYKKPIVTKVGPLQAFYAAEDYHQDYLTLHPNQPYIAFNDIPKVENLKKIFTENYIEKPTLVSNAKATN; this is translated from the coding sequence ATGTCCCCTCGCCATCTCAGCCTGTCGCTGTGTGCTGCCGCCATCGGCGCGCTGGCCATCGCCGCGGTCGCCATCAGCCCCTCGCGCGCCTCGGAGGAAGCCGTCATCATTCCCCCGCCCGCGCTCGACGTTCAGGCGGCCGACGGCATCCAGACCGCCGTGATCGCCGGCGGCTGTTTCTGGGGCGTGCAGGGCGTGTACCAGCACACCGCCGGCGTGCTCAACGCGGTGTCCGGCTATTCCGGCGGCAGCAAGATGACCGCGAACTACACCATGATCGGCACCGGCACGACCGGACACGCCGAGGCGGTCGAGATCAAATACGATCCGAAGAAGATCAGCTACGGCAAGATCCTGCAGATTTTCTTCTCCGTCGTGCATGACCCGACGCAATTGAACCGCCAGGGCCCGGACACCGGCACGCAATATCGTTCGGCGATCTTCACCACCAATGACGAACAGAAGAAGGTGGCGGAGGCCTATATCGCCCAGCTCAACGCCGCCAAGGTGTACAAGAAGCCGATCGTGACCAAGGTCGGCCCGCTGCAGGCGTTCTATGCGGCGGAGGACTATCACCAGGACTACCTGACGCTGCACCCGAACCAGCCCTATATTGCCTTCAACGACATTCCGAAGGTCGAGAACCTGAAGAAGATCTTTACGGAGAACTACATCGAGAAGCCGACGCTGGTGAGCAACGCCAAGGCTACCAACTGA
- the msrB gene encoding peptide-methionine (R)-S-oxide reductase MsrB, with protein MSDTKTSGKVVKSEAEWRKELSPMQYAVLREKATERPFSGEYEHEHRKGTYTCAGCGQTLFESDAKFDSGCGWPSFTAPAVESHVDEERDVSHGMVRTEVLCSKCNGHLGHVFPDGPGPTGLRYCINSAALKLQPK; from the coding sequence ATGTCCGACACCAAAACGTCCGGCAAGGTCGTCAAGAGCGAGGCCGAGTGGCGCAAGGAATTGTCGCCGATGCAGTACGCCGTGCTGCGCGAGAAGGCGACCGAGCGGCCGTTCTCCGGCGAATATGAGCACGAGCACCGCAAGGGCACCTATACCTGCGCCGGCTGCGGCCAGACGCTGTTCGAATCGGACGCCAAGTTCGATTCCGGCTGCGGCTGGCCGAGCTTCACCGCGCCCGCCGTGGAAAGCCATGTCGACGAGGAGCGCGATGTCAGCCACGGCATGGTCCGTACTGAAGTTTTGTGCTCGAAATGCAACGGCCATCTCGGCCACGTCTTCCCCGATGGTCCCGGCCCGACCGGCCTGCGCTACTGCATCAACTCGGCGGCCTTGAAGCTGCAGCCGAAATAG
- a CDS encoding DUF3309 family protein, whose product MSLGTILVIILIIFLLGGFSGRFGGYGYGRGHSTMGLGGVILIVLLILLLLGKL is encoded by the coding sequence ATGTCGCTTGGAACGATACTCGTCATTATCCTGATCATATTCCTCCTCGGCGGCTTCTCCGGCCGGTTCGGCGGCTATGGCTACGGCCGCGGCCATTCCACGATGGGCCTCGGTGGCGTGATTTTAATCGTGCTTCTCATCCTGCTCTTGCTCGGCAAGCTATAA
- a CDS encoding DUF4112 domain-containing protein, whose protein sequence is MAMSNDDIYAPHRSRSGQSSRTRAPGRGPVIDQEGRELPEANLHTQFEGLRFDFGHSAANPFGDLTREQRLARLDAIAKLLDVAFIVPGTKFRYGIDGLIGLIPVVGDIITTAIALWVVREARALGAPWHITARMLGNVAVDGVVGLVPVAGDAFDVMFRANVRNVRMLKRWLDKQPR, encoded by the coding sequence ATGGCCATGTCAAACGACGATATCTATGCGCCGCACCGTTCACGCTCCGGGCAGTCTTCACGGACGCGCGCGCCCGGGCGCGGCCCGGTCATCGACCAGGAGGGGCGCGAGCTCCCCGAGGCGAACCTGCACACGCAGTTCGAGGGCTTGCGGTTCGATTTCGGCCATTCCGCCGCCAATCCGTTCGGCGATCTGACGCGGGAGCAGCGGCTGGCGCGGCTTGATGCCATCGCCAAACTGCTGGACGTGGCCTTCATCGTGCCCGGCACCAAATTCCGCTACGGCATCGATGGGCTGATCGGCCTGATCCCCGTGGTCGGCGACATCATCACGACGGCGATTGCGCTGTGGGTGGTGCGCGAGGCGCGCGCGTTGGGCGCGCCCTGGCACATCACGGCGCGGATGCTGGGCAATGTCGCGGTTGACGGCGTGGTCGGCCTGGTGCCGGTCGCGGGCGACGCCTTCGACGTCATGTTCCGCGCCAACGTCCGCAACGTGCGCATGCTCAAGCGCTGGCTCGACAAGCAGCCGCGCTGA
- a CDS encoding DUF5413 family protein, whose amino-acid sequence MKRYLIFGAIGPFVGGFLMLFATTMASGYWNETSWSEIGKFLGAFVKTLQYSYLFGIVPALMVGAIDDILYHVKRISPAVRMLILGAIGFAAASLLYGSRGPDTGVMQFVLYGVGGLVPAMLSSWLTHKYADMPQAAHST is encoded by the coding sequence ATGAAACGCTATCTGATCTTCGGAGCGATCGGCCCGTTCGTCGGCGGGTTTTTGATGCTGTTCGCGACCACGATGGCCTCGGGCTACTGGAACGAGACCAGCTGGTCGGAGATCGGAAAATTCCTCGGCGCGTTCGTCAAGACGCTGCAGTACAGCTATCTGTTCGGCATCGTGCCGGCGCTGATGGTCGGCGCCATCGACGACATTCTCTATCACGTCAAGCGGATTTCTCCCGCGGTGCGGATGCTGATCCTGGGCGCCATCGGCTTTGCCGCCGCCTCGCTGCTCTATGGCTCGCGCGGGCCGGATACCGGCGTAATGCAGTTTGTGCTCTATGGCGTCGGCGGCCTGGTGCCCGCGATGCTGTCGTCCTGGCTGACGCACAAATACGCCGACATGCCGCAGGCGGCGCATTCGACGTAA
- a CDS encoding DUF2336 domain-containing protein, which yields MPAASSDLRKELNGAEESGPEHDARIFGEVTDLFLSNVGRLGDSQIAAVDGVLAHLVARVEAATVIQLSEALSTIERAPRQTIRQLAFHEQPQVAAPVLRNSSCVSEADLLEIVKSRSQQHLLAICDRKTLNEALTDALMRFGDVNVSNALARNSGARFSECGYATLVGRAERDEGLAEKLGVRLDIPGSLLRELIGKVADVVRARFLTAPRAVVREKAQNSAAAPAAQGGAARKAIDYTQAQSEVVALNRTGKLNDSIVNRFAVRGEYTHVVAALALKADVKVEAIEPLLEPDRVYGLIVACKAARLSWSTTTMIVRNRPGCPPSTDRELEQCVAVFESLLLSVAQWTIRWGSDRILAKKNEPAAAPAVGKKMSQPA from the coding sequence CGGCCGTCTCGGCGACTCCCAGATCGCAGCCGTCGATGGCGTCCTCGCCCACCTCGTCGCGCGGGTGGAAGCCGCAACCGTGATCCAGCTCAGCGAGGCGCTCTCCACCATCGAGCGGGCCCCGCGCCAGACCATCCGCCAGCTTGCGTTCCACGAACAGCCCCAGGTGGCCGCGCCGGTGCTGAGAAACTCCAGCTGCGTTTCGGAAGCAGACCTTCTTGAAATCGTCAAAAGCCGTAGCCAGCAGCACCTGCTGGCGATCTGCGACCGGAAGACGCTCAACGAAGCGCTGACGGACGCGCTGATGAGATTTGGCGACGTCAACGTCTCCAACGCGCTCGCCCGGAACTCGGGTGCGCGTTTCTCCGAATGCGGCTACGCGACGTTGGTGGGGCGGGCGGAGCGTGACGAAGGGCTGGCGGAAAAGCTCGGCGTTCGTCTGGACATTCCCGGCAGCTTGCTGCGGGAGCTCATTGGCAAGGTTGCCGACGTGGTTCGCGCGCGATTTCTGACGGCGCCGCGAGCTGTCGTGCGGGAGAAAGCCCAAAATTCCGCCGCGGCCCCCGCCGCACAGGGCGGCGCGGCCCGGAAGGCGATCGACTACACCCAGGCGCAAAGCGAGGTCGTTGCGCTCAATCGCACCGGCAAGCTGAATGATTCGATCGTCAACCGGTTTGCGGTGAGGGGCGAATACACCCACGTGGTCGCAGCCCTTGCCTTGAAGGCCGACGTCAAGGTCGAGGCGATCGAACCCTTGCTCGAACCCGACCGGGTGTATGGGCTGATCGTCGCCTGCAAGGCCGCCCGGCTGAGCTGGTCGACAACGACGATGATCGTCCGCAACCGGCCAGGCTGTCCGCCGTCCACCGACCGGGAACTCGAACAATGCGTCGCGGTGTTTGAGTCGTTGTTGCTGTCGGTGGCGCAATGGACCATTCGATGGGGGTCGGATCGGATTCTTGCCAAGAAGAATGAGCCTGCTGCGGCGCCGGCGGTGGGCAAGAAGATGAGCCAGCCTGCTTGA